The Accipiter gentilis chromosome 7, bAccGen1.1, whole genome shotgun sequence genome includes a region encoding these proteins:
- the ISCU gene encoding iron-sulfur cluster assembly enzyme ISCU, giving the protein MAALRAAGAALLRPGRGEAAIRLGYHKKVVDHYENPRNVGSLDRNAKNVGTGLVGAPACGDVMKLQVEVDENGRIVDARFKTFGCGSAIASSSLATEWVKGKTVDEALKIKNTDIAKELCLPPVKLHCSMLAEDAIKAALADYKLKQDPNKEESEKKANNA; this is encoded by the exons ATGGCGGCGCTGAGGGCGGCAGGGGCGGCTCTGCTGCGGCccgggcggggggaggcggccaTCAGGCTGGGCTACCACAAGAAG GTGGTGGATCACTACGAAAACCCGCGCAACGTCGGTTCCCTCGACCGCAACGCCAAGAACGTGGGTACCGGCCTGGTGGGCGCCCCGGCCTGCGGCGACGTCATGAAGCTGCAG GTGGAAGTGGACGAGAACGGGAGGATTGTTGATGCCCGTTTCAAAACCTTTGGCTGCGGATCAGCGATCGCATCGAGTTCGCTGGCGACGGAGTGGGTCAAGGGGAAAACG GTTGATGAAGCGTTGAAAATCAAGAACACTGATATCGCCAAAGAACTCTGCCTTCCTCCAGTCAAACTGCACTGCTCTA TGCTGGCTGAAGACGCAATCAAGGCTGCCTTGGCTGATTACAAGTTGAAGCAGGATCCAAACAAAGAAGAgtcagagaagaaagcaaacaatgcCTAA